The nucleotide sequence AGACAGAGTCAAAAGGATGATGAGGATACTTTATTGCATGAATTTTATGTCTAACTCGCTATTGGTCATAGACTAGTCTACCTTCTTCTCCTTTTGCTTCTCCTTCTGTGTTAGCTGGTCTTTTTATCGACACTTAGCAGACACTGTGTATTCCAAATATGACCACCATTGGTACTTTGCCTTACGTTGCCACTTTAGCATCTAGCCGTCAAATGaggtttttttaaatattgtagATCGTTTGAGTTATATGGCCAAGAATCAACAGCAAAGCTGCTGGCAAAAGAACTACCTCCTCTGCAAGGAATTGGTCCCCAGAATTGTCTAGCTTTTAGTGTTGATGGATCTAAATTAGCTACTGGTGGTGTGGTAAGCAGTAATCTATAGTTCCATCCATTATTATCATTTGACTTCTCGTGCTGCTACTCTAGttatctttttttgtttgaaacatgTTTTTACTTATGTCCTAATTAACTGTAGGATGGGCatttgagaattttggagtggcCAAGCCTGCGAATAATCTTAGATGAACCAAAAGCGCATAAGTCTGTGCGTGATATGGATTTCAGGTGAGAAACGAGATTGGGATATGACTGTAAAAGgagttatgtatttttttaagcAATGTCAATGTAGTTACATAGGAGAAAACCTTTACGCTTTCTTGCAGTACTTATTCCACTCATCAAAGAATCTCTGAACTCATTGTTGAACCATCTCAGTCGTGATTGAATATAGTATAAAAATTACAAGTTGGtaatataatgaaaaaaaaaaaaaaaaaacaggcgCTAATgggtttattttcctttttattttcttttgtttatagaCTGAATTTATTTTAAGATTTCCATATTTGTCCTATTCTTGATTCTTAATATTTCAAACCTTTTTGTATTATATTCTAGCCTAGACTCTGAGTTCCTAGCTTCAACATCTACTGATGGCTCAGCAAGAATATGGAAGCTGGAAGATGGTGTTTTGACTACTTTGACTCGCAACTCGGTATAAATGATTTCTTTAACTTTTGAAAATAAACTGCCGATTTTCTTATATTCGCATAATATTaggtttcttttttcctttggtGGGATTTTGGcataatgttttgttttttatttttacaggaTGAAAAGATTGAACTATGCCGGTTTTCCAAAGATGGGACAAAACCCTTTCTGTTTTGCACTGTTCAAAAAGGTCTACCTCTCTGAATTCTGAAGAAAAATAATCTGTACTGCTATATTATTGGTTACCAGACAATTAAATGTATTTGTATGAATCAAACAGGCGATAAAGCTCTCACTGCAGTTTGGGACATAAGTACATGGAGTAAAATTGGGCATAAGCGGCTACTTAAAAAGTCTGCTTCTGTTATGTCTGTTAGCAAAGATGGGAAATATCTTGCACTGTAAGCACTTAACTTTGCATTTGATCCTTTGTTTATAGTAATAGGCTTTACTTGACTATTTGTTAGATAACAAATTTCTCTGCTGGGTGCATCGATTTTAAACTCACAGATTGCTGGTAGTTGGATACTATATGGAAGACTTGTTGACACTTAGCGACTCGAGTAGGTTAATAGTTTGATACACACAGATTGGTGTGCTTACACATGTATTCACTTACTGAGTACACGTATAAGAGCGAGAACACCATACTTTCAATCTGCTATTTTACTTATTCAAAACCAAAGTATATGAATCAATCATTCATTATGTTCTTTTTTCGATCGTACAATGAGTCACAAAACATGAGGATACAGTGTTCTGATGACTTGGTAAATTTGAGAATGCCATATGTTTGTAACATGGTTTATGATATCGCTTTGGCTAATGTGCAATTATTTATTCTTAAAATTGCAGGGGAAGCAAAGATGGTGATATATGCGTGGTTGAAGTTAAGAAAATGGAAATTTGCCACTGGAGTAAGAGGCTACATCTGGGTACAGGCATTGAAACTTTGGAGTTCTGTCCAACTGAAAGGTAAGGCTTTCGAACCAGTTCTACACATATGTGTTGTATTTTGAAGCACCATAATTGATTGATCAATGCTTAAACATCAAAGGACTTCTTAAccatttcttaaatataattgaATTTAACTTTATTTTGTAAAGCAGTACAAATAAGTACATgcttgctctttttttttttcgttcttcTGATTCTTTATACTTTTCTGAAAGCTTTGTCTTGATTCTTGATACTTTTCATTGGAATGAGTACCAACCCTTGCTGGATACGTCgaatgaaattcaaatttgagacgATTTTGCTGTATATTTAGATATTGTATttctcacccaaaaaaaaaatataattctcTCCCCTTTTGGTTGTTTTATACTAACATATTCCTTGGTTTCAGGGTTGTGCTTACTACTTCTAATCAATGGGGAGCTGTGGTGACTAAGTTAAATGTTCCAGCAGATTGGAaaggtatctctctctctctgtttgtgtgtgtttgtgcGTGCGCGTGCGTATGTGGTTGACAATTTTGCTTACCCCTTGTTTCAAAAATGCAGAGTGGCAGATCTATCTGGTGCTTTTAGGGATGTTTTTGGCATCCGCTGTCGCATTTTACATCTTCTTTGAGAACTCTGATTCATTTTGGAACTTCCCTCTTGGAAGAAATCAACCAGGAAGACCGCAACTCGGAGCTTTTTTAGAGTCTCCTCCTTCTGATGATAGAAATATTTGGGGTCCGGTAGATATGTGATGACCTTAGAATCGGCAACTGGACACAAACTATGCCAGTTATTTGAGGTGTGTAGAACATTTCTTGTAGCATGCACAGAAAGCGTCTAGCTTTTCGAAATGCATATTTGATTTGGGAATCCCCGGGGTTGTGTGCGAATGCATTTTATGTGTGTAAACTTGTTCGTGCTACTAAGCGACGTTCTTGATTACGGAAGAAACTTGGATTTTTCTTCTCATATGTATAAGGGAGTGGACTGACCACACCATACTTCCCGACGATCGAGTTTTTACCGTCTttgtgtttttccttttcaagGTGGCCTACTAAAGTTGACAATAACAGATTGGGAAGTAGTAATCTTTGAGAAGATGGATGCCCAAGATATGGAGATACTTTAAACGCAATGGATATCGGTGAACTGGATACTGTCAAATCAAATGGGTGAACCATTTTTTAACGCGTGGAAGTGTTTTGTCCACAAAAGGGAAATCCGATTTTGGCAAGACTTGATCTTAATATGCCTTCCCAGAACGGGAAGAACTTCTTCCCGTTGCGGAGGAGTTTCGAAAGTTTCCTATTGAGAAATCAGAAGTTCCCTATTAAGAAACAAAAGTATTCTAGTTGAAAACTAGTTCTCCTAATTAAATTAACtgactcatattcttcaaaatataatgAAAGCACCGGATATAATAATGGTTTCAAACTATCTGGAAATGCTATTGTTGCCTTCAAAATATAATGATTTTTGAAAAGGTAacctgtcacatccccgcccagggcggactacttcccgggcccgactccactaccgtagcacgatattgtccactttgggcttaccattccctcacggttttgtttttgggaactcacgagcaacttcccagtgggtcacccatcatgggattgctctagcccccttctcgcttaacttcggagttcctacggaacccgaagccagtgagctcccaaaaggcttcgtgctaggtagatatgggaatatacatttaaggatcacttccctgggcgatgtgggatgttacaatccaccccccttaggggcccgacgtcctcgtcggcacatttccgtccagggattggctctgataccaatttgtcacatcccggcccggggcggatcacttcctgggcccgctccaccaccatagcacgatattgtccgctttgggcttaccattccctcacggttttgtttttgggaactcacgagcaacttcccagtgggtcacccatcatgggattgctctagcccccttctcgcttaacttcggagttcctacagaacccgaagccagtgagctcccaaaaggcctcgtgctaggtagatatgagaatatacatttaaggatcacttccctgggcgatgtgggatgttacataaccatttttttcatattacacCATAAGACAATGAAACTGTATCAATTTTGGCATTTGAtctgattaattaattgatctTTTACTAAATTGATGACACAATAAGTTTGTACATGAAGCTGGCGTGTAAGTCACATTTGCATCATATTGATGAAAAAACTCATCAATCTAATGGAGGATGAGATGGTTCAAACATACAAGAGGTATAAATTTATACAATTTTAAAACCTCAAAGCACAAtgtgaaaaaaattcaaatgttatggttttttttagaaaattacCCTAAATTTAAAGGGTGTAAATGTCATTTGGCCTTTTTTTAATTACACGAGCGATTAATAATAGATTCAGTTATACTTAGGTTCTCTAAGATGGACACATTTTACAaaagtttctaatttttttttcgctGCATAATTACAATAATACCCTCATATCTTTATTGACAGCCTAGTAATCCTAAGGAAATAAGGAACCCCActcttaatatattttttttattgaagaaattaggttcacatccttctttttttcaacttcattgattgaaaccttatt is from Pyrus communis chromosome 10, drPyrComm1.1, whole genome shotgun sequence and encodes:
- the LOC137747194 gene encoding SEC12-like protein 1, which codes for MASGGSDQQGPVTCGSWIRRSENANWVVFGRSRAKDSPSSSSSVLEIFSFDPKTTSHSSSPLTTYVLEEVEGDVVSIAVHPSGDDVVCSTSNGGCRSFELYGQESTAKLLAKELPPLQGIGPQNCLAFSVDGSKLATGGVDGHLRILEWPSLRIILDEPKAHKSVRDMDFSLDSEFLASTSTDGSARIWKLEDGVLTTLTRNSDEKIELCRFSKDGTKPFLFCTVQKGDKALTAVWDISTWSKIGHKRLLKKSASVMSVSKDGKYLALGSKDGDICVVEVKKMEICHWSKRLHLGTGIETLEFCPTERVVLTTSNQWGAVVTKLNVPADWKEWQIYLVLLGMFLASAVAFYIFFENSDSFWNFPLGRNQPGRPQLGAFLESPPSDDRNIWGPVDM